One part of the Gemmatimonas sp. UBA7669 genome encodes these proteins:
- a CDS encoding TIGR00730 family Rossman fold protein codes for MTTHSAAHALADLRLAALVAANRPDDQDRVHRIAAEASHAFEALAGVRNGVTVFGSARAAPEARWGVVAREVSAALAAAGFTVITGGGPGLMASANQGASESGAQSVGLTIELPLDEPPNPFLTLRVPFHYFFLRKLALVRYSCAFVILPGGFGTLDELFEALNLRRTNRLESFPIILVGTAYWRGLVDWLRETAVHAGTLSLEDVEALTVTDDPAAVVAEVAHCHATLCRTLGVAHASPAT; via the coding sequence CGCGCTCGTGGCCGCGAACCGTCCCGATGATCAGGATCGGGTGCATCGCATTGCGGCTGAGGCGAGTCATGCCTTCGAGGCACTGGCCGGAGTCCGCAATGGCGTCACGGTCTTCGGTTCCGCTCGGGCCGCGCCAGAGGCACGCTGGGGCGTCGTCGCGCGCGAAGTGTCCGCCGCACTTGCGGCCGCCGGATTCACGGTGATTACGGGTGGTGGCCCGGGTCTGATGGCCTCCGCAAACCAAGGCGCATCGGAGAGCGGTGCGCAGTCTGTCGGTCTCACGATCGAGTTACCGCTCGACGAGCCGCCCAACCCCTTCCTCACGCTTCGCGTACCGTTCCACTACTTTTTCCTCCGCAAGCTCGCGCTCGTTCGGTACAGCTGCGCGTTTGTAATCCTTCCAGGTGGGTTCGGGACGCTCGACGAGCTCTTCGAGGCGCTGAACCTCCGACGCACGAACCGTCTCGAGTCGTTTCCAATCATTCTCGTGGGAACCGCGTACTGGCGTGGCCTTGTGGACTGGCTCCGTGAGACCGCCGTCCACGCTGGGACGCTCTCGCTTGAGGACGTCGAGGCCCTTACGGTCACCGACGACCCGGCGGCGGTCGTGGCTGAGGTCGCGCACTGTCACGCGACATTGTGTCGCACGCTCGGCGTCGCGCACGCATCACCCGCAACCTAG